One window of the Benincasa hispida cultivar B227 chromosome 3, ASM972705v1, whole genome shotgun sequence genome contains the following:
- the LOC120073941 gene encoding pentatricopeptide repeat-containing protein At4g21065, producing the protein MRSTQRSLLYSTARSIASTSSSQNFPENHLSFILRKCISLLQLCGSSQSQLKQIHAFSIRHGVPPPNPDFNKHLIFALVSLSAPMSYATLIFNQIQAPNIFTWNTMIRGFAESENPSPAIELYSQMRAASSILPDTHTFPFLFKAVAKLMDVRLGEGIHSVVVRNGFDSLLFVQNSLVHMYSVFGFAESAYQVFEFMSDRDLVAWNSVINGFALNGMANEALTLFREMGFEGVEPDGFTMVSLLSACVELGALALGERVHVYMLKVGLIQNLHASNALLDLYSKCGNIRDALKMFDEMEERSVVSWTSLIVGLAVNGLGNRALELFGELERKGLKPSEITFVGVLYACSHCGMVDEGFNYFRRMKEEYGILPRIEHHGCMVDLLCRAGKVGDAYDYIRNMSVPPNAVIWRTLLGACTIHGHLELGEVARAEILLLEPKHTGDFVLLSNLYASERRWLDVQNVRRMMLMKGVKKTPGYSLVELKNRVYKFIMGDRSHPQSEETYAMLTKITELLKIEGYVPRTVNVLADIEEEEKETALSHHTEKVAIAFMLVNTPPKTPIRIMKNLRICADCHLAIKIISKVFEREIVIRDRSRFHHFKDGSCSCKDYW; encoded by the coding sequence ATGCGCTCAACCCAACGATCTCTCCTCTATTCCACTGCACGTTCCATCGCTTCGACTTCCTCCTCACAAAATTTCCCTGAAAATCACCTCTCTTTCATCCTCAGAAAATGCATCTCTCTCTTACAACTATGCGGCTCCTCCCAATCCCAGCTGAAGCAAATCCACGCATTCTCCATCAGACATGGCGTCCCACCCCCAAATCCCGACTTCAACAAGCACCTAATCTTCGCTCTCGTCTCCCTCTCGGCCCCAATGTCCTATGCGACCCTAATTTTCAATCAGATTCAAGCCCCCAATATCTTCACTTGGAACACCATGATTAGAGGATTTGCCGAGAGTGAGAATCCCAGTCCGGCCATAGAGTTGTATTCCCAAATGCGCGCCGCGTCTTCGATTCTTCCTGATACGCATacttttccctttcttttcaaGGCTGTTGCTAAGTTGATGGATGTTAGGCTAGGCGAGGGAATTCATTCTGTTGTTGTTAGAAATGGGTTTGATTCGttgctttttgttcagaattcGTTGGTTCACATGTACTCTGTTTTTGGGTTTGCTGAGAGTGCGTACCAGGTGTTTGAGTTTATGTCTGACAGAGATCTTGTGGCTTGGAACTCTGTTATTAATGGCTTTGCTCTCAATGGAATGGCTAATGAAGCTCTGACCCTTTTTAGGGAAATGGGATTTGAGGGCGTGGAGCCTGATGGGTTCACTATGGTTAGTTTGTTATCTGCTTGTGTTGAGCTTGGGGCACTGGCCTTGGGGGAGAGGGTTCATGTGTATATGTTGAAGGTTGGTTTAATACAGAATCTACATGCTAGCAATGCCCTTCTTGATCTTTATTCCAAATGTGGGAACATTAGGGATGCACTGAAGATGTTTGATGAAATGGAAGAGAGGAGTGTGGTTTCTTGGACTTCTCTGATTGTTGGATTGGCTGTTAATGGATTGGGAAATCGAGCTCTTGAGCTGTTTGGGGAGTTGGAAAGGAAGGGGTTGAAGCCTAGTGAGATCACATTTGTTGGAGTTTTGTATGCTTGTAGCCACTGTGGTATGGTTGATGAAGGCTTCAATTACTTTAGAAGGATGAAAGAAGAATATGGGATCTTGCCAAGAATTGAGCACCACGGCTGTATGGTTGATTTGTTGTGCAGGGCAGGCAAGGTCGGAGATGCTTACGATTATATTCGAAACATGTCTGTCCCGCCCAATGCGGTAATTTGGCGGACCTTGTTGGGAGCTTGCACAATTCATGGCCATTTGGAACTGGGTGAGGTTGCAAGAGCTGAAATCCTGCTCTTAGAACCAAAGCACACTGGCGACTTTGTCCTTCTCTCGAACCTTTATGCATCGGAGCGTCGTTGGCTGGACGTGCAAAACGTGAGGAGGATGATGCTTATGAAAGGAGTGAAGAAAACTCCTGGCTATAGCCTAGTCGAGTTGAAAAATCGTGTTTATAAATTTATCATGGGTGATAGATCTCATCCTCAAAGTGAGGAGACATATGCAATGCTGACGAAGATCACCGAGTTGTTGAAAATTGAAGGATATGTTCCTCGCACGGTTAATGTTCTTGCAGAtatagaagaggaagaaaaggagaCAGCTTTGTCTCATCACACAGAGAAAGTTGCTATTGCTTTTATGTTGGTTAACACCCCACCAAAAACTCCAATTAGAATCATGAAGAATTTGAGAATTTGTGCAGATTGTCATCTGGCAATCAAAATCATATCCAAGGTTTTTGAACGTGAGATTGTCATAAGGGATCGTAGTAGGTTTCATCATTTTAAAGACGGTTCGTGCTCTTGTAAAGATTATTGGTAA